Within the Salvia hispanica cultivar TCC Black 2014 unplaced genomic scaffold, UniMelb_Shisp_WGS_1.0 HiC_scaffold_906, whole genome shotgun sequence genome, the region ATAATCAAGCgtaaatgaagtaaaattgcaTTAAGTCGCCAAACCGATCGCTTGAATATCGAAGATTGCGACCGAGCTAAAGTGAAAAGAGAGCATGTCCCAAAGATCCTTTTAAGGGCACAAGCATAAATTCCAAGGAGGGATACCTAGAGACGGAGCctcaagcctccctataaaaagGGATGGAATGGAAAGAAAGGTTGAGGCTCTTGGTAGAGGCTAGTTTGGGAGTGCTCATTTGTTCGAGTTTCTCTTAGCTCGCTCTTAGCTCAAACTACTTCAAATCTCAATCAATAGTTCGCGCACTTGGAGAGAGGAATTCGGCCGGTGGCGGTGTTATTATCGCTTGTTGTCATAGTGTCCCAACGCTCATGGAGCGAAGAAACAATGTTGTTATCTGTTTTAGTTTTACCTCGTATTTGGAGATATTTCAATTCGAACATCGTAGTTATCAAATTTAGAATATATCTTGTTTTAACCTCGGGATTTTGATGTTTGGAGGACGGGATTTGAATATTGTCGATGGCCCACCTCATTCGTTTAAAAATTCTTTAACTCGAATTTCTTTAATCCGTCCTTAATTCGAGGTCAGTCTCTTTTCTAGTTCTAATTTTTCGTGACCGTCCAAGGCATCGTTGGCACGCCGCCGGCCGTTCATGCCCCTAAAATCCTTACTCCTTCGGCAATTTTCTTAGATTAACACCATGCCAAGAACTAAATAAAAAGCAGCCCAactatttaattcttttggcCCAAAGCATTAAGTAATCTGGCCCaatctccttctccttcttaatttaattccaCTTGGCCCAACAAGAGGAAATGGACCAGCCCAAATTTATAGAGGAACCGATATCTCTTTCTCTCATTTCTGTACTGCTGCACCTAGGAGAAATCCCCAATTTCTCTTCTCCTTCCTCAAACAACCGCCATCTCTCTCTGTCCAGCCACCGCTGCTGCTCCACAGCGGGTACGCGTCGCTACTGCTGCTCGGAGAGGGAGGTTTCGCCGCCATTTCTGGGAGAGCACTGCACAACCGTGATCTCAGCGCCGTTCGCCTCCGCAGCTGCTCGCCCTCGGTCAGAACGCAGCGCCGCTGCTGTCACGGTGCAGTTGGCATCGTCTCCGGCAGCCTCCGGACTCTCCAGCAGCCCCGTCCTCCGCTTCTGCTGTCTGGAAGTCCGCCGTTGTGTCGAGGTCAGCCCCTCACCGCAGCTACCGTCGGCCTGGTCCAGCCACCGCTTTGCTACTGTTCGTGCGGCAGCTTCGCCATCGCACTCCCTCGGTAAGTggatttaattggatttattGGCTGGTTTAATTGGTAATTAGTGGTTGAGTTAATTGTGATAAATCCTCATGATTAGGATTTATTTCGGTGTTTAATTCCTCACAAGTAATGGCTACGGAGTGGGATGGATGCTGGTAGCCGGATCAGATTTTTGTTTGGAACTAccgtgaagaagaaaagaattgGGCTCAAAAGATCttccacaattttatttgcttgaTTTGGACTCTTTTAATTGTGTCATGGCCCAAAgctttttgtaaaataaacattGGACTATTTAATTGAGAAGCTCAAATATTTGCTTcatattttgtgtttcttttattaattaaagttcacggaaaactttaattaatttcgtcGTCTCGTTCCCAACAAAGATTAGCATCACCCAACACAACCAATTAATATTTAGTATTGTtctaaatattaattcttcACAATCGATCTTTGATTTTAATCACGcgcaaaattaaatattattttcttttgttttgttcaaAAATTCCATTTTAAAGCACCATCTCGCATTTCATaggaaaaaatttattatccGAA harbors:
- the LOC125200324 gene encoding uncharacterized protein LOC125200324 produces the protein MDQPKFIEEPISLSLISVLLHLGEIPNFSSPSSNNRHLSLSSHRCCSTAGTRRYCCSEREVSPPFLGEHCTTVISAPFASAAARPRSERSAAAVTVQLASSPAASGLSSSPVLRFCCLEVRRCVEVSPSPQLPSAWSSHRFATVRAAASPSHSLGFISVFNSSQVMATEWDGCW